The Styela clava chromosome 2, kaStyClav1.hap1.2, whole genome shotgun sequence genome contains a region encoding:
- the LOC144419945 gene encoding uncharacterized protein LOC144419945 — translation MINVTEIPNSSETSDSNSEFGTLFAAWELYQIFCAPLAAIALYIAITQTAFCFIKLKKKDKGSVTDTRSSSQAYEQYASTLNVMMALAAILGLLRSGFDFLWVLERFKDFSCQFSSKFKIAAYTLSLLLVYLILWLRQRIFYQHPQLKHLSSRTIKILSWTMSIMLVIGVLFTGVLYLVTSIYIGTPIGCQVVKNTWTSIRYYVLIIVTVFFQVCLLGLYSYPLIQHKRTSQSISQKENLVIPLIRRAGIAAGCCVATDVAIALIFLGPIWNGQVVTLATLLYDVNNIINLIAAIFAFPNWRNRLMPWRIGKDEKTRLAGNESSTQNHGTSETNISSAV, via the coding sequence ATGATTAACGTTACGGAAATACCAAATTCTTCAGAAACCTCTGATAGTAATAGCGAATTTGGAACCTTGTTTGCTGCTTGGgaattataccaaatattttgtgCACCGTTGGCGGCCATTGCCCTTTATATAGCTATAACCCAAACTGCTTTTTGCTTTATAAAACTGAAAAAGAAAGACAAAGGGAGCGTTACTGACACACGATCTTCTTCGCAAGCATACGAACAGTATGCAAGCACTCTCAACGTTATGATGGCCTTGGCTGCAATTCTTGGTCTTCTGCGATCCGGATTCGATTTTCTTTGGGTGCTGGAACGCTTCAAGGATTTTTCGTGTCAGTTTTCGTCCAAATTCAAAATAGCTGCCTATACTTTATCTTTGTTGTTAGTCTATCTAATTTTATGGCTTCGGCAAAGAATATTTTACCAACATCCTCAGTTGAAGCATCTCAGTTCCCGGACAATTAAAATACTTAGTTGGACAATGAGCATCATGCTTGTAATAGGAGTTTTATTTACCGGAGTACTATATCTCGTAACTTCTATTTATATTGGAACTCCTATCGGATGCCAAGTGGTGAAAAACACTTGGACGTCAATACGATATTACGTGTTAATAATCGTAACGGTATTCTTTCAAGTGTGCTTGCTGGGCCTATATTCATACCCTCTTATACAGCACAAGCGAACATCCCAAAGCATTtcacaaaaagaaaatttgGTCATACCTCTTATAAGAAGAGCGGGAATTGCGGCTGGATGCTGTGTGGCAACAGACGTAGCAATAGCACTGATTTTTTTGGGACCTATTTGGAATGGACAAGTCGTTACTTTGGCAACTTTGCTTTACGACGTTAATAACATCATCAACCTGATAGCAGCAATATTTGCATTCCCAAACTGGAGGAATAGACTTATGCCATGGAGAATCGGCAAAGACGAGAAAACTCGTTTGGCTGGAAATGAATCGTCAACTCAAAACCATGGCACCAGCGAAACAAACATTTCGTCAGCAGTATGA
- the LOC120336810 gene encoding neuropilin-1-like codes for MQTTFCICVLLMWMVNAEEDDVCGKNIFTSTTGWFTSPLYPLNYPRNQFCEWKIEVNSGHIIEINFADFQIDDRFLAWNETRNDYLVIFEDGKDEDGVYFYTPIFDAKYRSKSNRVSIQFISDGDFNFRGFNATYDSWNAIDYCDIASIESGNVTTCEDEIRNNFYKTCYVLCNDGYILKGSSKVKCQKGKFVPEESCGLIDFEVILCDITNMKYCIYTSYELANYFSKKSSRRDMRGDMTLLNKFPDPLVSDSFYQTQQGEALTTEIKVSCFDEEFLGYSYCEIDDDGKFTFQCLDFLHVDDDNLKSAARKMETCYKCRENKLAKYGFYTNNSTTYILKLNNAST; via the exons atgcaaacaacATTTTGTATATGTGTTTTACTGATGTGGATGGTTAATGCGGAAGAAG ATGATGTCTGcggtaaaaatatatttacatcgACAACAGGATGGTTCACATCACCTCTATATCCACTCAACTACCCAAGAAACCAGTTTTGTGAGTGGAAGATCGAAGTTAATTCCGGACATATtattgaaatcaattttgcgGATTTTCAAATTGACGATCGGTTCTTGGCATGGAACGAAACTAGAAATGACTACTTGGTG atttttgaGGATGGGAAAGATGAAGATGGTGTCTATTTCTATACTCCTATTTTTGATGCAAAATATCGTTCTAAATCAAATCGAGTCAGTATACAATTTATTAGCGATGGCGATTTCAATTTCAGAGGATTTAATGCTACTTATGATA GCTGGAATGCGATCGATTATTGTGACATAGCTTCAATAGAGTCGGGAAATGTTACGACCTGTGAAGATGAAATACgaaacaatttttacaaaacttGCTACGTGTTATGTAATGATGGCTATATTCTGAAAGGCAGTTCAAAGGTCAAATGTCAAAAGGGGAAATTCGTTCCGGAAGAGTCATGTGGACTGATTGATTTTGAAGTCATTTTGTGTGACATAACTAACATG aaatattgcatttatacTTCTTACGAACTGGCCAACTATTTCTCAAAAAAATCATCTCGGAGAGATATGAGAGGAGATATGACGCTTTTGAATAAATTTCCTGATCCACTAGTTTCTGACTCATTTTACCAG ACGCAACAGGGAGAAGCATTAACAACAGAAATAAAGGTTTCCTGTTTCGATGAAGAATTTTTAGGTTACAGCTATTGTGAAATAGATGATGACGGTAAATTTACTTTTCAATGCTTGGATTTTCTACATGTGGACGACGATAACTTGAAATCAG ctgCAAGGAAAATGGAAACTTGTTACAAATGTCGGGAAAATAAATTGGCAAAATATGGTTTTTATACAAACAATTCAACAACGTATATATTAAAACTAAACAACGCCTCAACTTGA
- the LOC144419946 gene encoding uncharacterized protein LOC144419946, with product MMALAAISGLLRSGFDFFWVLKRFKDFSCQFSSKFKIAAYALFLLIVYLILWLRQRIFYQHPQLKHLSSRTIKILSWTMSIVLVIGVFFTGVLYLVTAIYIGTPIGCQVVKNSWTSIRYYVLIIVTVFFQVCLLGLYSYPLIQHKRTSRSISQKKNLVIPLIRRAEIAAGCCVATDVAIALIFLRPIWNGQVVTLSTLLYDVNNIVNLIAAIFAFPNWRNRLMPWKIGEEEKARLAGNESSTQNQGTSETNISSVVRETCFVALNNSLPLGSTI from the coding sequence ATGATGGCCCTGGCTGCAATTTCTGGTCTTCTCCGGTCAGGATTCGATTTTTTTTGGGTGCTGAAACGCTTCAAGGATTTTTCGTGTCAGTTTTCGTCCAAATTCAAAATAGCTGCCTATGCTTTATTTTTGTTGATAGTCTATTTAATCTTATGGCTTCGGCAAAGAATATTTTACCAGCATCCTCAGTTGAAGCATCTTAGTTCACGAACAATCAAAATACTCAGTTGGACAATGAGCATCGTGCTTGTAATAGGAGTATTCTTCACCGGAGTACTATATCTCGTAACTGCTATCTATATAGGAACTCCGATCGGATGTCAAGTTGTGAAAAACTCTTGGACGTCAATTCGATATTACGTGCTAATAATCGTAACGGTATTCTTTCAAGTGTGCTTGCTCGGCCTATATTCATACCCCCTTATACAGCACAAGAGAACGTCTCGAAGCATTTCACAAAAGAAAAATTTGGTCATACCTCTTATAAGAAGGGCAGAAATCGCGGCTGGATGCTGTGTGGCTACAGACGTAGCAATAGCACTGATTTTTCTTAGACCCATTTGGAATGGACAAGTCGTCACTTTGTCAACTTTGCTTTACGACGTTAATAACATCGTCAACCTGATAGCAGCAATATTTGCATTcccaaactggagaaatagaCTTATGCCATGGAAAATTGGCGAAGAGGAGAAGGCTCGTTTGGCTGGAAATGAATCGTCAACTCAAAACCAGGGCACTAGCGAGACAAACATTTCGTCAGTAGTACGAGAAACTTGCTTTGTAGCTTTAAATAATTCGCTACCACTGGGTTCAACCATTTAG